In Cydia strobilella chromosome 8, ilCydStro3.1, whole genome shotgun sequence, one DNA window encodes the following:
- the LOC134743693 gene encoding slit homolog 3 protein-like produces MKKILCFKTKKYDRDILQIISLLLVLPSVSRGQNTMACPDLMRGNKCSCYTFEDGVFLDCQDTVLKDVKNALKLMWHIHSLSIYDLDDNEDSLGAHFIPQGVCIKHIHLSRTSIRDIGDDTFMPLRKCLETISIVSSKLKFMPQKVFSGLLKLISVDLTFNYIEDIPSYSFYGLPLMKLNMKGNMIRDISESAFSSLELSLSEIDLSENNLTTFPIAAVAKLRHLRSLRLAWNEMSFFPVVEDSDLISLEFLDLNSNNFEFISEDCLKFSPSLKILSFHFNFIHSIHYRAFQSLVNLESIDLSHNRLKVLSPDLFENNKKLRFIELSYNHLHHIHGLFCNLLSLSEVVLSHNNILDVPIDSFLNSTNISIIHLDDNCISNIHSESFSNLFNLAKLQLEFNYLNKVPHDIFRNNKKIVKLRLDNNKFLNIENSTLGSLASLNEVRLNNNKLTTITKYQFVESLMVEEIHLDHNEINFIEPGTFIHMSRLKYLSLNNNYLIDLNDILPKIDSNLLKLYLDYNSLPGINNFMFHLQKKLNKLHLKHNHIKFLRRNTLQNMTYLTHIDLGNNEFSFIEDYSFQYLNSTRKLVLKHNLLRNITNFTFYGLTELEDLDLSNNKISSVFDMAFHALKKLRSLNLSFNPIRMLHKNLFQQGLPLSSLYLDSCEIQIIENETFQGLNNLKTLSLKNNSLKSGELLSIEVPGLKYLSLSFNVLDFLPLESFSLLPLLEVLLLEHCNIEHIFEGTFKYNKKLSRLNLAQNIISTIPSTLFEMHNTVSDLNISNNFLDSVPYNTIHNLTNLENLDISDNLLPKLELSGFEKLTNLKYLTLRKNEIKSVTAKKRVTLNDLVSLDFSSNKLEHLPFIMFELFPNLQNVNISGNNIVKFDFLSSFKKSGIALINIDLSNNPAVSWTACNKSDNNALIANVYELHISATNISNIDDIKFDRFSSLQHLYLNYNKIRRLTVSPFSKLSYLETLDMSFNKISQIKSSHFRGLVKLRSICLSNNNIESIESFSQDLGNLKLLDLSHNKLQNILNEDLVHLKELTVLFLGYNNIKYVSATAFRNLNKIVQIDFSHNKLQMLSLELLVSVENHVQDIDVQDNHLICNCERDNTWVWIQDHPKIIKSKAVTCIHNEYPKEKCDVPIISQLSVDKHKDNSVSVSWFIRNRTAIKALQIIYYSEDIQSDVKSKYLEKTEVSFHIPDLALNVNYVVCVITLHDEPPRPDFEIKSDLNRTINVDTNLTARLTQDVAEAILMRSPSSECLSFNTFRKPVSIKTKPRKVFDITLILNRRMGLIVGCSLGCIVFFLMVSILLYTKIKERKRIAKSDPNWSEMNDFHSIHSKEDIIQDSTTASTDNILLGMGKNKK; encoded by the exons atgaaaaagatttTATGCTTCAAGACGAAGAAATATGATCGTGATATTTTGCAAATTATTTCATTACTGTTGGTTCTACCCTCCGTTTCGCGAGGGCAGAATACCATGGCGTGCCCGGACTTAATGAGGGGTAACAAATGTTCGTGCTATACTTTTGAGGACG gtGTGTTTCTCGACTGCCAAGACACCGTTTTAAAAGATGTTAAAAATGCATTGAAACTTATGTGGCACATCCATTCCCTGTCGATTTATGACCTCGATGACAACGAAGATAGTTTGGGGGCTCACTTTATACCTCAAGGAGTGTGCATTAAGCACATACACCTGTCGAGGACTAGCATTAGAGATATCGGTGACGACACATTCATGCCGCTGAGGAAGTGCCTTGAAACGATAAGCATCGTGTCGAGCAAGCTAAAGTTTATGCCACAAAAAGTTTTTTCCGGCCTCCTAAAGCTCATATCCGTGGACCTAACTTTTAATTATATCGAAGATATACCCAGCTATAGCTTTTACGGTCTTCCGCTTATGAAATTGAATATGAAAGGAAATATGATACGTGATATATCGGAATCAGCTTTTTCTAGTTTAGAACTTTCTCTGTCGGAAATTGATTTGAGCGAAAACAACCTCACAACATTCCCAATAGCGGCGGTGGCGAAGTTGAGACATCTGCGCTCTTTAAGGCTAGCTTGGAATGAAATGTCTTTTTTCCCCGTTGTTGAGGATTCGGATTTAATCTCGCTTGAGTTTCTAGACTTGAattctaataattttgaatttatttcgGAAGACTGCCTCAAATTTAGTCCGTCCCTCAAAATATTGtcttttcattttaattttattcatagtATACATTACCGAGCCTTTCAGTCATTAGTTAATTTAGAGTCGATTGATTTGAGCCATAACAGATTAAAAGTTTTGTCCCCCGatctttttgaaaataataaaaaacttcgGTTTATAGAACTGAGCTATAACCATTTACACCACATTCACGGTCTATTTTGCAACTTGTTATCCCTTAGTGAGGTTGTCTTGAGTCATAATAATATTCTAGATGTGCCAATAGATTCTTTTCTGAATTCAactaatataagtataatacaTTTAGATGACAATTGCATCAGCAATATTCATAGTGAGAgttttagtaatttatttaatcttgCTAAGCTACAATTAGAAtttaactatttaaataaagtGCCACATGATATTTTTAGGAATAATAAGAAAATAGTGAAATTAAGATTAGACAATAACAAATTTCTCAATATAGAAAACAGCACATTAGGGTCCTTAGCAAGTTTGAATGAAGTCAGACTGAACAATAATAAGCTTACAACGATAACAAAATATCAATTTGTAGAATCCTTAATGGTTGAAGAAATTCATTTGGatcataatgaaataaattttatcgaacCGGGAACATTTATTCATATGAGTAGATTAAAATACCTTAGCCTcaataataattacttaatagACTTAAATGACATTCTGCCTAAAATAGATTCAAatctactaaaattatacttagaTTATAACTCTCTTCCTGGAATCAATAATTTTATGTTTCATTTACAAAAGAAGCTAAACAAGTTACATTTAAAACACaaccatataaagtttttgaGAAGAAATACCTTACAAAATATGACTTATCTTACACACATTGATTTAGGGAACAATGAATTTTCCTTTATAGAAGACTACTCATTCCAATATTTGAATTCAACGCGAAAGCTAGTTTTAAAACATAATCTATTAAGGAACATAACAAACTTTACGTTTTATGGTTTAACAGAGCTAGAAGATTTAGATCTTtcgaataataaaatttcatcGGTCTTCGACATGGCCTTTCATGCATTGAAAAAGTTGAGAAGTCTCAACTTGTCGTTCAATCCCATAAGAATGTTGCATAAAAATTTGTTTCAGCAGGGTCTACCTTTAAGCTCACTATACTTAGACAGCTGTGAAATACAGATAATTGAAAACGAAACTTTCCAGGGGTTGAATAACCTCAAGACTCTATctcttaaaaataattcattaaaatCAGGAGAGTTGCTTTCCATTGAAGTTCCAGGGTTAAAATATCTGTCGCTCTCTTTCAATGTTCTAGACTTTTTACCACTAGAATCATTTTCCCTCCTGCCACTGTTAGAAGTCCTGTTATTGGAGCATTGTAATATTGAGCATATTTTTGAGGGTacttttaaatacaataaaaaacttTCAAGGTTAAATTTAGCTCAAAACATTATCAGTACAATACCGTCAACACTCTTTGAAATGCATAACACAGTTTCGGActtaaatattagtaataattTCTTAGATTCGGTTCCGTACAATACAATCCATAATTTAACAAATCTTGAAAATTTAGACATTTCGGATAATCTTTTGCCAAAGCTCGAGTTAAGCGGATTCGAAAAGTTAACTAATCTTAAATATTTGACTCTGAGAAAGAACGAAATTAAATCTGTTACAGCAAAAAAGAGGGTTACACTTAATGACTTGGTATCTTTAGATTTCAGTAGTAATAAACTAGAACACTTGCCTTTTATTATGTTCGAGTTGTTTCCAAATTTGCAGAATGTTAACATTTCCGGTAACAACATAGTAAAGTTTGATTTTCTGTCATCCTTTAAAAAGTCCGGCATAGCACTGATAAACATTGATCTTAGTAACAACCCCGCCGTTTCTTGGACCGCTTGCAATAAATCTGATAACAATGCCTTAATAGCTAATGTATATGAATTACACATAAGCGCGActaacatttcaaatatagatGATATTAAATTTGATAGATTTAGCAGCTTACAACATCTTTACTtgaattacaataaaattaggCGTTTGACAGTGAGTCCGTTTTCAAAATTATCTTACTTAGAAACTTTGGATATGAGTTTTAACAAAATTTCTCAAATAAAAAGTAGTCATTTTCGTGGTTTAGTAAAATTGCGATCGATATGCTTGTCTAACAATAACATCGAGTCAATAGAATCTTTCTCCCAAGACTTAGGGAATCTGAAACTTTTAGATTTATCTCACAATAAACTTCAAAATATACTCAATGAGGATTTAGTTCACTTGAAAGAACTTACTGTATTGTTCTTAggttacaataatataaaatatgtttcgGCGACAGCTTTTAGGAATTTGAACAAAATTGTACAGATAGATTTCTCTCATAACAAACTTCAAATGCTTTCTTTGGAACTGTTAGTATCGGTAGAAAACCACGTGCAAGATATTGATGTACAAG ATAACCATTTAATATGCAACTGCGAACGGGACAATACATGGGTTTGGATACAAGATcacccaaaaataataaaatctaaagcaGTAACGTGTATTCATAACGAATATCCTAAGgaaaaatgtgacgttccaATAATATCGCAGCTGTCTGTCGACAAACATAAAGATAACTCCGTATCTGTCTCGTGGTTTATAAGAAATCGCACGGCCATAAAAGcactacaaataatttattacagcGAAGATATTCAATCTGAT GTAAAATCTAAATACCTAGAGAAAACTGAAGTGTCCTTTCACATACCGGATCTTGCATTAAATGTAAACTATGTAGTGTGTGTTATTACGCTACACGATGAGCCTCCCCGTCCGGATTTCGAAATTAAATCAGATTTAAATAGAACTATAAATGTGGACACAAACCTCACCGCCAGACTGACGCAGGACGTCGCAGAGGCTATCCTTATGCGGTCACCTTCCAGCGAGTGCCTATCCTTCAACACTTTCAGAAAACCGGTATCAATAAAAACGAAACCTCGCAAAGTCTTTGACATTACCTTGATTCTTAATCGCCGAATGGGTTTAATCGTAGGCTGTTCACTGGGATGCATTGTATTCTTTCTAATGGTATCCATTCTTTTATACACGAAAATTAAAGAAAGAAAGCGTATTGCAAAATCAGACCCTAATTGGTCTGAAATGAATGACTTTCATTCAATTCACAGTAAAGAAGATATTATTCAAGATTCAACTACAGCTTCTactgataatattttattaggaatgggaaaaaataagaaataa